The following proteins come from a genomic window of Corallococcus sp. NCRR:
- a CDS encoding minor capsid protein: protein MGAELRDVELHVAEVLDAAGLGISRTSSPPTLYRGPWPGSAPARMVAVREVSGDGPEDYMGTGRSYLQPDVQVLARALTYADAQALARRCWSVLHLAAVPGYVSCRCEGAPAYMGPDDKQWHRFSFTVTLAYAG from the coding sequence ATGGGTGCCGAGCTGCGCGACGTGGAACTCCACGTGGCCGAGGTGCTGGACGCGGCCGGCCTGGGCATCTCACGGACGTCGTCCCCGCCCACCCTCTACCGGGGGCCCTGGCCCGGCTCCGCGCCGGCCCGGATGGTGGCGGTGCGCGAGGTGTCGGGCGACGGCCCCGAGGACTACATGGGCACCGGCCGCAGCTATCTCCAGCCGGACGTGCAGGTGCTGGCGCGCGCCCTCACGTACGCGGACGCCCAGGCCCTGGCTCGCCGGTGCTGGAGCGTGCTGCACCTGGCGGCCGTGCCCGGCTACGTCAGCTGCCGATGCGAAGGCGCGCCCGCGTACATGGGGCCGGACGACAAGCAGTGGCACCGCTTCAGCTTCACCGTCACCCTGGCGTACGCGGGCTGA
- a CDS encoding phage tail tube protein, translating to MAEPQVLYAQNLHFASTSAAVLGPTTLLDGVSECSVSTAIDSVDANYYGSDGYKKNLTTLRGITISVSGHRHRGNAAQDLMESLVATGVVGYLTIIRDAAAEEGEQGLRYAVRVMSFDSGGPSSDVDKLTVSLTGQGAPVPV from the coding sequence ATGGCTGAACCCCAGGTCCTCTACGCCCAGAACCTCCACTTCGCCTCGACGTCCGCCGCCGTGTTGGGCCCGACGACGCTGCTCGACGGCGTCTCCGAGTGCTCCGTCTCCACGGCCATCGACAGCGTCGACGCCAACTACTACGGCAGCGACGGCTACAAGAAGAACCTCACCACGCTCCGCGGAATCACCATCAGCGTCAGCGGCCACCGTCACCGGGGCAACGCCGCGCAGGACCTGATGGAGTCGCTCGTCGCGACGGGGGTGGTGGGCTACCTGACCATCATCCGGGACGCCGCCGCGGAGGAGGGTGAGCAGGGCCTGCGCTACGCCGTGCGCGTCATGTCCTTCGACTCCGGCGGCCCGTCCTCCGACGTGGACAAGCTGACCGTCTCGCTCACCGGCCAGGGCGCGCCCGTCCCGGTGTAG